One genomic region from Gossypium hirsutum isolate 1008001.06 chromosome D13, Gossypium_hirsutum_v2.1, whole genome shotgun sequence encodes:
- the LOC107893716 gene encoding uncharacterized protein isoform X2 — protein sequence MSVERSFEAWEEVQRHGQDLADRLAQGFTGLIQSHMIPPSFPWPNPPKSKPFDLEFPSQSFTNKDFGLPIDNSAIFDIGDIGNRIGQVGADFGAGLNGLVQQFFRRLPIPFRAEESAVVSVRGDMSVKGQKAEVGVNDMEGLVGFSDSKDFGFVGNEGHSEGVGDEEIPGFNLKSAGLLGRPQGVINITSTFESRTRDLESSLVARGDLWRVEASNANSTSRNDNSLFLIQLGPVLFIRDTTLLLPVHLSKQHLLWYGYDRKNGMHSLCPAVWSKHRRWLLMSMLCLNPLACSFVDLQFPNGQLTYVSGEGLTTSAFLPLCGGLLQAQGQYPGEMRYSFSCKNKWGTRITPMVLWPDKSFALGLSQALAWKRSGLMMKPSIQFSLCPTFGGSNPGLRAEVIHTVKDNLDLICGCSLVAHPSAFASISLLEFLSFDPFLDFSSR from the exons ATGTCCGTAGAAAGGTCATTTGAAGCCTGGGAAGAGGTCCAACGCCATGGCCAGGACCTTGCCGATCGGCTAGCTCAAGGTTTTACTGGTTTAATCCAATCCCACATGATCCCACCTTCGTTTCCATGGCCAAATCCTCCAAAATCCAAGCCTTTTGACCTCGAGTTCCCATCCCAATCCTTTACTAACAAGGATTTTGGTCTTCCCATTGATAATTCTGCTATTTTTGACATCGGAGACATTGGGAACAGGATTGGCCAAGTCGGGGCGGACTTTGGTGCTGGCTTAAACGGGTTGGTGCAACAATTCTTCCGGAGGTTACCGATCCCGTTTCGAGCTGAGGAGAGTGCAGTTGTGTCGGTTAGAGGTGATATGAGTGTGAAAGGGCAGAAGGCTGAGGTGGGTGTTAATGATATGGAGGGTTTGGTAGGATTTTCGGATTCAAAGGATTTTGGGTTTGTGGGTAATGAGGGTCATTCAGAGGGAGTGGGAGATGAGGAGATTCCAGGGTTTAATTTGAAGTCTGCTGGACTACTTGGGAGACCACAG GGAGTTATAAATATTACCTCAACATTTGAGAGTAGAACACGAGATTTAGAAAGTTCTTTGGTTGCAAGGGGAGACCTATGGAGAGTAGAGGCATCAAATGCCAATTCCACATCAAGGAATGACAACTCTTTATTTCTTATCCAGCTTGGACCAGTGCTCTTTATACGAGATACAACACTTCTTTTACCAGTTCATCTATCAAAGCAACATTTGCTTTGGTATGGTTATGATAGGAAG AATGGAATGCATTCTCTTTGTCCTGCAGTATGGTCAAAGCATAGGAGGTGGCTATTAATGTCGATGCTCTGTCTTAATCCTTTAGCATGT TCGTTTGTAGATTTGCAATTTCCAAATGGACAGTTGACCTACGTATCTGGTGAGGGGCTGACAACAAGTGCTTTCCTTCCACTTTGTGGGGGCCTTCTTCAGGCTCAGGGCCAATATCCAGGGGAAATGAGATATAGTTTCTCATGCAAG AATAAATGGGGAACTCGTATCACACCAATGGTTCTATGGCCTGACAAATCATTTGCACTGGGTCTTTCACAAGCCTTGGCTTGGAAGCGGTCTGGGCTCATGATGAAGCCATCCATTCAATTTAG CTTGTGTCCAACATTCGGTGGAAGTAATCCAGGGTTGCGAGCAGAAGTTATTCACACAGTGAAGGATAATCTCGATCTGATATGCGGCTGTTCTTTGGTGGCACATCCTTCTGCATTTGCATCAATATCA CTTCTGGAATTTTTGAGCTTTGACCCTTTTCTCGACTTTTCGTCTCGATGA
- the LOC107893716 gene encoding uncharacterized protein isoform X1 encodes MSVERSFEAWEEVQRHGQDLADRLAQGFTGLIQSHMIPPSFPWPNPPKSKPFDLEFPSQSFTNKDFGLPIDNSAIFDIGDIGNRIGQVGADFGAGLNGLVQQFFRRLPIPFRAEESAVVSVRGDMSVKGQKAEVGVNDMEGLVGFSDSKDFGFVGNEGHSEGVGDEEIPGFNLKSAGLLGRPQGVINITSTFESRTRDLESSLVARGDLWRVEASNANSTSRNDNSLFLIQLGPVLFIRDTTLLLPVHLSKQHLLWYGYDRKNGMHSLCPAVWSKHRRWLLMSMLCLNPLACSFVDLQFPNGQLTYVSGEGLTTSAFLPLCGGLLQAQGQYPGEMRYSFSCKNKWGTRITPMVLWPDKSFALGLSQALAWKRSGLMMKPSIQFSLCPTFGGSNPGLRAEVIHTVKDNLDLICGCSLVAHPSAFASISLGRSKWNGNVGNSGIVVRVDTPLSSVGRPSFSVLINHVIEF; translated from the exons ATGTCCGTAGAAAGGTCATTTGAAGCCTGGGAAGAGGTCCAACGCCATGGCCAGGACCTTGCCGATCGGCTAGCTCAAGGTTTTACTGGTTTAATCCAATCCCACATGATCCCACCTTCGTTTCCATGGCCAAATCCTCCAAAATCCAAGCCTTTTGACCTCGAGTTCCCATCCCAATCCTTTACTAACAAGGATTTTGGTCTTCCCATTGATAATTCTGCTATTTTTGACATCGGAGACATTGGGAACAGGATTGGCCAAGTCGGGGCGGACTTTGGTGCTGGCTTAAACGGGTTGGTGCAACAATTCTTCCGGAGGTTACCGATCCCGTTTCGAGCTGAGGAGAGTGCAGTTGTGTCGGTTAGAGGTGATATGAGTGTGAAAGGGCAGAAGGCTGAGGTGGGTGTTAATGATATGGAGGGTTTGGTAGGATTTTCGGATTCAAAGGATTTTGGGTTTGTGGGTAATGAGGGTCATTCAGAGGGAGTGGGAGATGAGGAGATTCCAGGGTTTAATTTGAAGTCTGCTGGACTACTTGGGAGACCACAG GGAGTTATAAATATTACCTCAACATTTGAGAGTAGAACACGAGATTTAGAAAGTTCTTTGGTTGCAAGGGGAGACCTATGGAGAGTAGAGGCATCAAATGCCAATTCCACATCAAGGAATGACAACTCTTTATTTCTTATCCAGCTTGGACCAGTGCTCTTTATACGAGATACAACACTTCTTTTACCAGTTCATCTATCAAAGCAACATTTGCTTTGGTATGGTTATGATAGGAAG AATGGAATGCATTCTCTTTGTCCTGCAGTATGGTCAAAGCATAGGAGGTGGCTATTAATGTCGATGCTCTGTCTTAATCCTTTAGCATGT TCGTTTGTAGATTTGCAATTTCCAAATGGACAGTTGACCTACGTATCTGGTGAGGGGCTGACAACAAGTGCTTTCCTTCCACTTTGTGGGGGCCTTCTTCAGGCTCAGGGCCAATATCCAGGGGAAATGAGATATAGTTTCTCATGCAAG AATAAATGGGGAACTCGTATCACACCAATGGTTCTATGGCCTGACAAATCATTTGCACTGGGTCTTTCACAAGCCTTGGCTTGGAAGCGGTCTGGGCTCATGATGAAGCCATCCATTCAATTTAG CTTGTGTCCAACATTCGGTGGAAGTAATCCAGGGTTGCGAGCAGAAGTTATTCACACAGTGAAGGATAATCTCGATCTGATATGCGGCTGTTCTTTGGTGGCACATCCTTCTGCATTTGCATCAATATCA CTCGGGCGTTCTAAGTGGAACGGAAATGTTGGGAACTCGGGGATAGTAGTAAGAGTTGACACGCCGCTGTCCAGTGTGGGACGTCCATCCTTTTCTGTTCTGATAAACCACGTAATTGAATTTTGA